A window of Physeter macrocephalus isolate SW-GA chromosome 6, ASM283717v5, whole genome shotgun sequence genomic DNA:
gcagagggaacagcagttGAAAATGCCAAAGATGGGAACGAACTTGACGTGTGGGGGCCACAGAACAAAGGCAGGGTGGGGCAGCAGAGTGCATTAGAGAGGGCTTCAGGACGAGGCCAGGGAGAAGACCGGAGCCTAGATCAGGTAGGACCCAAAGCCACAGCGACCGGCTGGTGCTTGGTTAAAAGTGTGATGGCAAGTCATTCAAGAGTTTTAAGCTGGGAACATTTGGTCTTACTTATATGTTTAAAAGGTAAttctggagcttccctggtggcacagtggttgggaatctgcctgccaaggcaggggacacgggttcgagccctggtctgggaagatcccacatgccgcggagcaactaagcccgcgagccacaactactgagcctgcgcgtctggagcctgtgctccgcaacaagagaggcagcgacggtgagagtcccgcgtaccgcgatgaagagtggcccccgctcaccgcagctggagaaagccctcgcacagaaacgaagacccaacagaaccaaaaaaaaccaaaaaaaacaaaaaggtaattcTGACTGCTATTTGAAAAATGGATTGGGAGGGCAAAGGTGGAAGGAGAGAGGTCAAGTAGAATGTTACAATGCTACTATGATAATGTAAGCAAGAGATGATGGCAGCTTGAACCAGGGTGGGAGTGGTGAGAATGaagagaagtggtcagattcatGCTAGGATCCTAACCACTGAAGATAGAATCAATAGGAATTGCTGGTACTCTtggtggagaggaagagaaacaaaaacgACTCGAGTAATTGGGAGGATAAAAGTTCACAATGATCAAGtaaatatcaaaaattattatgtaaataCCAAATAATACCAGCTACTAATAGTTGATTAGTAATGAATCCTAATTAAGAATTATGATGCTATcttttattttaagtctttattgaatttgttacagtattgcttctgttttttatgttttggttttttggccatgaggcatgtgggatcttagctccccaaccagggatggaacccacaccccctgcattggaaggcgaagtcttaaccactggaccaccagggaagtccctaggatgTTATCTTGAAATAACATCCTAACTAGAAAGGTGCCCTGAGGATGGTGAATACCCAGTAAACGTTAGTTGATGGAATGAATGAACTGGGGGGAGGGAGTCGGctgacagggagggagaggggggaagCTGGAGAGAAACATTGCCTACTTCACAATTTTGCCTAAAGCAGGACCTGCTGACTGGtcttcacaaaaaggaaaaacaaaaatcacaaaaaaagaaagtttgctgCGTGCAAAGATTTGCcctaacaaaggaaaaggaaagggccAAGAGGACAGGGAGACACGTGTTTGGACACATCCCCTTCCTGGGAAAGCTGACTCCTGAGAGGGCCAGGATCTGATGAGTGTGCAGGAAACCCTTTTGCCCTGTCAGTTCCTAGTAACAACCGGGCGCATTTATTTACTCTCTCAAAGCACGACGCAGAGGGACCAGGAGGGGTGTTCAGGGCCAGGTGAAGGCAtggacatttatttatccatctgtGCATTCAGCACTTTCCGTCGGTTGGGAAGCATAAAGGAGAAGCGATGCCATGACCCCAAAGTACTGCTACCTGGAGACATAGCACTTCAACCCCAACTAATAGTCTCTTGAGCCCTGGTATCTTATACTCGCAATAATAACCTTCCTGTAAATTCAGCCCCTGAGAAATGGCAATGGACTAAGAGGATGCCTCTCCATGAAGATTAAAAGTTTAAACTATTTCCAAATCATGAATAGTGCTACACAGGTACATGTGGGGTGCACCATGTGAAGTTTAGTCCATTTTTGACTTAAAAGAGTGATATTTCGTATGGTTCAGCCTGATATTTACCTCTGCAGGCAGATGAAATAGTTTAGGCAAAACACCACCATGACAATAAATCCTAGCTTAAGTATAGCCCCACTACACTCTCCTCAAAATCTTAGAAAGTTTGTTTCCTTTGAGAAAGTCATTTTGAGGGATTTAAGCCAATTCAGATTACTTGGgggagaaaataatttacttataGTCCTCTAGGATGCACCCAGATTTCAAGCCAACCACCAAAGGTGTTCAAGGCTTAACGAAATTTGGAGGGAGAGAAATCTTAGGGTGCGAAATGTGAGAAGAAATGGTTTATAATATCCTGTAAATGTGGAGAAGCAGAGTGGATATCATGCCACTCAACCCCCTTATTTTATCATAGAGGCTGAAGGGCTTGCTCGAGGTCAGGGTCAGTGGTTTGGGGCGGAACTGGAGCCAGACCCTTGTATGTATTGAACCAACTCTCTTTTCTGAACCAATATTCATCACAATTGGAAAGAGTCTGGGACTTGTGGATTAAAACCATtttgtaagaaacagaaaaatatttaacacaagtTACAAGAATTTGATTTCCCAGGTATCAAAAtaataatccaaaagaaaaagatgtggaaaaaactcaccaagaaacaaggaagggcttccctggtggcgcagtggttgagagtctgcctgccgatgcaggggacacgggttcgtgccctggtcagggaggatcccacatgccgcggagcggctgggcccgtgagccatggccgctgagcctgNNNNNNNNNNNNNNcctgtgctccgcaacgggagaggccacagcagtgagaggcccgcgtaccgcaaaaaaaaaaaaaaaaaaaaaaatatgtgcaaaagtATGGTGGAAGTTATAACGCATGAGGCAATGTGACTTACCCACTTCTGTGTCCTCAGAGCCCAGTATGGTGTTTGGCGTtccataaatgtctgttgaacaaatgaaagaatgagtgaaattTACAGTGTGATggcaaccaaaataaaaaaatcatcctGTTAACACGACATATGTCTATACAATCAAAGGTATTAGGAAGTATTTGGGACAACTACCTATATAAATcaagtcaaataaaatattacttagaCTTTTACTTGAAGACTTTTTAAAGAGGTTATTTCAAACCATGATATTAAACTATAGGCTACTCTCAGTTTAGCTTGTTAAGTCCTTTGATTTAGAAAAGTGGAAGCTATTTTTACccaaagcagagaaaggagaagggcaaagaaaaaaagaattcaacattGCTCAGCAGATGGGTACAAGaaagagctttttttaaaaatttaaaaaaaaaaacagaagaatgtGGGTTTCTTTTTAGTAATTTCTATATCTGGAATATAAACAGCTATTGAATTGTTTCAATGTTGACATAAGATATGAAGGAGAGAAGAAACTATATTGTGCTCTGGCCAAGATGTTTCAGGTGCCAAGAATTCTCCCCAATTTGTACACAAAAAGAATATCCAGGAGAATCAACAGCAAGCTATTTCTATAATAAAACTGGATTCCACTGAAAATGCCTACTCAGCATAAAATCCACACGCTGGGCCGGAAAAACACTTCTCTTCTCCTGGGAGAGACTACCTTTAATGCTACTTGAAATTATGAATTGAGATTCTGAAAGTCTGTTTTGTTAGTTCTGTTTGTTCCACTTGgcctgaatttaaattttatcaaggACCACATTTCCAGATAGTTCTCTCTGATTTTGAAACCGTGGGTAATCATTAGTTAAATTCGTTTCACCTGTAatctgccttcactaatcaaggtcgTTTTAATTGTTGCTGCAAAAGACTCACATGTCCTCCAAGCTGCACACAGCCTAAACGACAAGATGTTTGCCTGAGTCGTCTTCAGGAGCTTGAAGTCAGCTGCGCCTAGTTCgagctgagctggttaagaccTGTTAGGACCACCCaccctccaactgggcatgcgCGAGTGTTCGCCCAGTGACCTTTCGAGCATGCGGAGGCCTGTAGACTAGTTACACCTGCGCAGAACGTCAATTTCCACCCCTTTTCCAATCACTTTCCCCACGCTCCCCACGCCTCAGGCAGTCCTGCTTCTTTGTTAGTTGTCCGGTAGATACCCGGAGCCGCTTGCCTTCGCGGAGGTGGATTTGAAGTTTGTTCTCCAGTTTCCTCGTTTGGTTGCCTTGCGAATAAGccctctctttgctgcaaacctcagCGTTAGCGTTTTGGCTTGCTGTGCAGCGAGCAAGACGAACCTGGTTCGGTAACGATTTCTCATGCTGAAAGTTTTCAGGGATGTagtattgttttcccttttctaagTTTTTACTTCCCAAAGCACCAACTTCATTTGGAAAAATTCTAGGAGTTCTTGGATTTGTTGAACCTACGTGAAGCCAACTTTTTCAATTTTCTAGATAGCTGCTCAAGAGAGAACAACAGCTAGCTGCTGTTCCgagctctttttcttccttagtctAGCAAAAATTGCAgggagaatgaaaaataaatcttgaccAGAAAACTCACCTTCGATATCAATTTCTGGCCTTTTTTATTCCCCTGCAAAGCAAAAGATACAATTGATTCCCCAGTAAACAGGTTTGTTCTACTTCAGAAGCATAACCTTTGACCCGTTGGCCATCTCACAAGGTCCAGAAATATCTTGTTCAAGATTCAAGATCCAAAGCAGGTCCTGCAGATGATGCTTCAGCGTCAACCAGTGGCTTCACACTGCCTGGATTCAAGTCTctgctccaccacttactagccttgtgaccttggacaagtgagTAAACCTCTGTCTGCCTCagtcttatctgcaaaatggggatagtatATGATACTAATACCTCTGTCCTAGGCTTGTGGTGAAGACTGAGTTAAAAGTTTAGAGTGCCTGGCATGTGTGAAAgctatgtgtgtgtttgtgatggtgatgatgaggataATGATTCTTCCTCCTTGGAATGCTGGGCAGGGCACACGTGAAATGCTTTATTAGTCGAAGTGACCAAGGACTAAAGTCTCGGTAACTGGCATGATGTAGAGAAAGGACCACTAACAACTCAGAATGCTATAGCCATGGGAGATGCACAACAGTATTACCCAGGAAGTGTCCCAGCCcctcttttgccttttccaataTGGGAAAAGTCTCCACATTCCAATCAGGAAATTAATTCTCTCACCCAAGAGGAAACTATCACCTCTCATGTTGTCACCGCTGAGGACAGATCGCGGGGGCAAAGGAGGTGAGTACTAGTCGAGGGGGACATAAGGAGGAAGCAATGAAAGAGCAGGAGGGCAGACCTGGGCAGGGGAAAGCCATTCCCAGGTCTTAAGTAACTGCCAGCAGCATAATAGGGGATATTGGAGAGGACAAACTGCCTGTGTAGTATTGATTTAAAATCCTTGTCTGGCTTCAGCGGTGCCCTGGAGGAGCGGACGGGCCATCCCGTCGGAGATGTGTGTAACACACCGACTTACTGTGACCTAGGAAAGTCTGCCAAGGGTGTCTTCAGCAAAGGATATGGGTTTAGCATGGTCAAAATAGATCTGAGAACCAAGTTATGTAGTGGAGTGGAATTTTCTACTTCTGGTCATGCTTACACTGTTACAGGGAAAGCATCAGGCAACCTAGAAACCAAATACAAGATTTTTAACTATGGACTGACCTTCACCCAAAAGTAGAACACAGACAATACTCTTGGGATAGAAATCTCTTTGGAGAATAAGTCGAAACTCAACTCAAGTTCATTCAACTCAACGCATAAATTCAACTCAAGGTTGAAACTGACTCTTGATACCATATTTGTCCCGAACACAGGAAAGAAGAGTAGGAAATTGAAGGCCTcctataaatgggattgtttcagTCTTGGCAATAATGTTGATACAGATTTTTCTGGACAAACCATCTATGGCTGGGCTGTGCTGGCCTTTGAAGGTTGGCTTGCTGGCTATCAGATGAGTTTAGACACAGCCAAATCCAAACTGTCACAGAATAATTTCATGCTGGGTTACAAGGCCACAGACTACCAGCTGCACACTCACATGAACGATGGCATTGAATTTGGAGGGTGGATCTCCCAGAAGATGAACAAGAAGATTGAAACATCAATAAACCTTGCGTGGACGGCAGGCAGGAACAACACACGTTTCGGCATCGCTGCTAAGTACAAGCTGGATTGTAGAACTTCTCTATCTGCTAGAGTAAATAATGCCAGCCTCATT
This region includes:
- the LOC102991931 gene encoding LOW QUALITY PROTEIN: voltage-dependent anion-selective channel protein 3-like (The sequence of the model RefSeq protein was modified relative to this genomic sequence to represent the inferred CDS: substituted 1 base at 1 genomic stop codon); its protein translation is MEKLKHLGTLPGNIKCYRRCGKHIVAPRKIKQNYQMIQLLEEVMERTLTTDRPWRRKLLTPPLSLECAFRLPSLNRGALEERTGHPVGDVCNTPTYCDLGKSAKGVFSKGYGFSMVKIDLRTKLCSGVEFSTSGHAYTVTGKASGNLETKYKIFNYGLTFTQKXNTDNTLGIEISLENKSKLNSSSFNSTHKFNSRLKLTLDTIFVPNTGKKSRKLKASYKWDCFSLGNNVDTDFSGQTIYGWAVLAFEGWLAGYQMSLDTAKSKLSQNNFMLGYKATDYQLHTHMNDGIEFGGWISQKMNKKIETSINLAWTAGRNNTRFGIAAKYKLDCRTSLSARVNNASLIGLGYTQTLRPGVKLTLSALIHGKNFSAGGHKVGLGFELEA